In Acidobacteriota bacterium, a single genomic region encodes these proteins:
- the uvrC gene encoding excinuclease ABC subunit UvrC: MIERPSEPFPARPGCYIFRDAKGRPLYVGKAKSLRTRVASYFQERPGSKVERLKKAAASIDVIVTPSEWEAFLLENNLIKQFRPRFNTLLKDDKTYPYLKLTVKDRFPKALFTRRPIRDGALYFGPFVPGWQARKNLRVLQESFKIATCKDPLDGSRPRPCLRYEMGQCLAPCVKGKVDPRTYGQAVSAARLFLEGHTVALREELERKMREAASNREYESAAHYRDLLKATEALGAKQSVSRPGEGHWELFGLYGGGGEVRMHSFTLLQGRVVDRRAWRLEDVDGAEEEVLSSALMRLYGNSPGIPDGVCVPREFADAPLLARFLSERKGRRVPVVVPRRGPKAALVATLVENARIDFESRGDRSAAPRDLALLLGLAGAPARIECFDISHTQGGETVASCVVWEDGYLRKEDYRRFNVQGVRGVDDFASIAEVVARRYARLLREGAPLPDLVLVDGGLGQVNAARSALEPIVPECPALAGLAKREEWVFRPGTPEPLVLPKTSPALHLLQSLRDEAHRFALAGHRARRSRARLASPLLAIPGVGPVTARKLLKAFLTTEAVRAASEESLASAVGKAAAAHVLRWARGEAASEGRREE, from the coding sequence ATGATCGAACGGCCGTCCGAACCGTTTCCGGCCCGGCCCGGTTGCTACATCTTCCGGGATGCGAAGGGACGCCCGCTTTACGTGGGCAAGGCCAAGAGCCTCCGAACCCGGGTGGCATCCTATTTCCAGGAACGTCCGGGCTCAAAGGTGGAGCGGCTGAAAAAGGCCGCGGCCTCCATCGACGTCATCGTCACGCCCAGCGAGTGGGAGGCCTTCCTGCTCGAGAACAACCTCATCAAGCAGTTTCGCCCACGGTTCAACACCCTCCTCAAGGACGACAAGACCTATCCCTACCTCAAGCTCACGGTGAAGGACCGGTTTCCCAAAGCCCTCTTCACGAGGAGGCCCATTCGCGACGGGGCGCTGTATTTCGGTCCTTTCGTCCCCGGGTGGCAGGCGCGGAAGAACCTTCGCGTCCTCCAGGAGTCCTTCAAGATCGCCACCTGCAAGGACCCGCTGGATGGATCCCGGCCGCGGCCGTGCCTTCGCTATGAGATGGGCCAGTGCCTCGCGCCGTGCGTGAAAGGGAAGGTGGATCCTCGCACGTACGGCCAGGCCGTAAGCGCCGCGCGCCTCTTTCTCGAAGGCCACACGGTCGCTCTGAGGGAGGAACTCGAGAGGAAAATGCGAGAGGCGGCGTCGAATCGTGAATACGAGAGCGCCGCCCACTACCGGGACCTCCTGAAGGCGACGGAGGCCCTCGGCGCCAAGCAGTCCGTCTCCCGTCCGGGGGAGGGGCACTGGGAGCTCTTCGGCCTCTACGGCGGGGGCGGCGAGGTTCGGATGCACTCCTTCACGCTCCTCCAAGGCCGCGTCGTGGACCGCAGGGCGTGGCGGCTCGAGGACGTGGATGGCGCGGAAGAGGAGGTCCTTTCCTCCGCGCTCATGCGCCTCTACGGGAACTCGCCCGGCATTCCGGATGGGGTGTGCGTTCCGCGGGAATTCGCCGACGCGCCGCTGCTGGCCAGGTTTCTCTCGGAGAGGAAGGGCCGCCGCGTGCCGGTGGTCGTCCCACGGAGGGGCCCCAAAGCGGCCCTGGTCGCCACGCTCGTCGAAAACGCCCGCATCGATTTCGAATCCCGCGGGGACCGATCGGCGGCGCCGAGGGACCTGGCCCTTCTCCTTGGCCTCGCCGGAGCGCCCGCGCGGATCGAGTGCTTCGACATCTCCCACACGCAGGGCGGCGAGACGGTGGCCTCCTGCGTCGTTTGGGAGGACGGGTATCTGAGGAAGGAGGACTACCGCCGCTTCAACGTGCAAGGCGTTCGGGGCGTGGACGACTTCGCGTCCATCGCCGAGGTCGTGGCGCGCCGGTACGCCCGCCTCCTGCGCGAGGGGGCCCCGCTTCCGGATCTGGTGCTGGTGGACGGAGGCCTCGGCCAGGTGAACGCGGCGCGATCCGCCCTGGAGCCCATCGTCCCCGAATGCCCCGCCCTCGCGGGCTTGGCGAAGCGGGAGGAGTGGGTCTTCAGGCCCGGGACGCCCGAGCCGCTCGTCCTGCCGAAAACTTCGCCTGCGCTTCATCTGCTCCAGTCCCTCCGCGACGAAGCCCACCGTTTCGCCCTCGCGGGCCATCGGGCTCGGAGAAGCCGGGCCCGGCTGGCCTCTCCCCTCCTGGCCATACCAGGGGTGGGGCCCGTCACGGCCCGCAAACTCCTCAAGGCCTTTCTGACGACCGAAGCCGTCCGGGCCGCCTCCGAGGAATCGCTTGCCTCCGCCGTGGGCAAGGCCGCCGCCGCCCACGTCCTGCGATGGGCGCGGGGGGAGGCGGCATCGGAGGGCCGAAGGGAGGAGTGA
- a CDS encoding class I SAM-dependent methyltransferase — MKKGTEPLNYGRETMAAMARRHFASAGKSELRVLDLGAGTGADLSNVALSLGPERCRLAGIESNPQAARALSSKGIEVHALDLERDPFPFGDAEVDLVLANQVLEHTKEIFWILAETVRVLRPEGCLLVGLPNLASLHNRVLLLFGAQPSSIEWLGPHVRGATAEGFLRFAMAGGFLQVREVRGGNFYPLPAALARPMSRALPRMAVSLFFRLERTTRAGSFLEVLAGAGYETPFYRGG, encoded by the coding sequence TTGAAGAAAGGAACGGAGCCGCTCAACTACGGGCGCGAGACCATGGCGGCGATGGCCCGCCGGCACTTCGCATCGGCCGGGAAGTCGGAACTGCGGGTGCTGGATCTGGGCGCCGGCACCGGAGCGGACCTCTCCAATGTGGCCCTGTCGCTCGGGCCCGAGCGATGCCGGCTGGCGGGGATCGAATCCAACCCGCAGGCGGCCCGGGCCCTTTCGTCCAAGGGGATCGAAGTCCACGCGCTCGATCTGGAGAGAGACCCGTTTCCCTTCGGAGATGCCGAGGTGGACCTGGTCCTGGCCAACCAGGTCCTGGAGCACACGAAGGAGATCTTCTGGATCCTGGCCGAAACGGTGCGGGTGCTTCGCCCAGAGGGGTGCCTCCTCGTCGGCCTCCCCAACTTGGCGTCACTGCACAATCGAGTTCTCCTCCTGTTCGGCGCCCAGCCCTCCTCCATCGAGTGGCTCGGCCCCCACGTGCGGGGGGCGACGGCGGAGGGGTTTCTGCGGTTCGCGATGGCGGGGGGCTTCCTCCAGGTCAGGGAGGTCCGAGGCGGGAACTTCTACCCCCTTCCCGCGGCCCTCGCCCGGCCCATGAGCCGTGCGTTGCCGCGCATGGCGGTGAGCCTCTTCTTCCGTCTGGAGCGGACGACTCGGGCCGGGAGCTTTCTCGAGGTCCTGGCGGGGGCCGGTTACGAGACGCCCTTCTACCGGGGCGGTTGA
- a CDS encoding SpoIVB peptidase S55 domain-containing protein has protein sequence MRPGLTGTGYSVFSGKEPATFQAEVLGVVNRGSGLQRLIVCRLSGAKVERTGILQGMSGSPIFVEGRLLGALSTGWAFSKEPLCGVTPAEEMLAVRDRAQSGRAAAERTSGPPVGWDGFVERALPTCGSSRAGAPAPAPPNFHKETLARLTDSGFQWTLASGEGPTLSPSGPPPAAPSAGQMVGVQLVSGDVQFTAFGTVTWSDGRSFLAFGHPFLELGSLEMPVVAAEVVAPVPSAAIGFKLCDAGVPIGVALEDRPAGVFGRFGGSARMVRVRAAISGPGLPPREYSFEVVDNPQVTPALAGSALALLGSHLDDPVQAKTLRMAAIRFKVEGRADIELRDQVFSGSTGFVSAAEFLSAALDLIMNNSFEPLRPRSVEVRIEVAPGRSGFHLRDAWADRSSAGPGEDLEIRARLQAYQGGDRDLSATLPARALPAGRLTVTVGSASEVARLAAAADPRPPKTADEVLARLAEFPSSRSLAVAVFQDQPGRILELRRVGDSPPSIEALFGGRPLAGSSKADARRLVWLGTVDAGAAVDGTVEFDVEVRHAGDASR, from the coding sequence GTGAGGCCGGGCCTTACGGGTACGGGGTATTCCGTCTTCAGCGGAAAAGAGCCGGCGACCTTCCAGGCCGAGGTCCTGGGGGTGGTGAACCGCGGTTCGGGGCTCCAGCGCCTCATCGTCTGCCGGTTGTCGGGGGCCAAGGTGGAGCGAACGGGGATCCTGCAGGGAATGAGCGGAAGTCCGATCTTCGTGGAGGGGCGGCTTCTCGGCGCCCTGTCCACGGGCTGGGCCTTCTCCAAGGAGCCCCTGTGCGGCGTCACCCCTGCGGAGGAGATGCTGGCGGTCCGGGACCGGGCCCAGTCCGGAAGAGCCGCCGCCGAGAGGACTTCGGGCCCTCCCGTCGGGTGGGACGGGTTCGTCGAGCGGGCGCTCCCAACCTGCGGTTCGTCCCGGGCCGGAGCCCCCGCGCCCGCCCCTCCCAACTTCCACAAGGAGACACTCGCCCGCCTGACCGACTCGGGCTTCCAGTGGACGCTGGCCTCCGGGGAAGGTCCAACCCTGTCTCCCTCCGGCCCGCCTCCCGCCGCCCCATCGGCGGGTCAAATGGTGGGCGTCCAGCTCGTCAGCGGGGACGTCCAGTTCACGGCCTTCGGGACGGTGACCTGGAGCGACGGCCGCTCCTTCCTCGCGTTCGGACACCCCTTTCTCGAGCTGGGGAGCCTGGAAATGCCCGTGGTGGCGGCGGAGGTCGTGGCCCCCGTCCCCAGCGCGGCCATCGGTTTCAAGCTCTGCGACGCCGGCGTCCCCATCGGCGTCGCACTGGAGGATCGTCCGGCGGGGGTCTTCGGGAGGTTCGGCGGTTCGGCGCGCATGGTGCGGGTCCGCGCGGCCATCTCCGGGCCGGGCCTGCCGCCGCGGGAGTACTCCTTCGAGGTCGTGGACAACCCCCAGGTGACGCCCGCCCTGGCGGGCAGCGCCCTGGCTCTCCTCGGTTCCCATCTGGACGATCCCGTTCAGGCCAAGACCCTTCGGATGGCCGCCATCCGGTTCAAAGTGGAGGGGCGGGCGGACATCGAGCTCCGAGACCAGGTGTTCAGCGGTTCGACGGGATTCGTCTCGGCGGCGGAGTTTTTGAGCGCCGCGCTGGACCTCATCATGAACAACTCCTTCGAGCCCCTGCGGCCCCGGTCCGTGGAGGTTCGCATCGAGGTGGCGCCCGGGCGCAGCGGGTTCCACCTCCGGGATGCCTGGGCGGACCGGTCCTCCGCCGGGCCCGGGGAGGATCTGGAGATCCGCGCGAGGTTGCAGGCTTACCAGGGCGGCGATCGGGACCTTTCGGCGACCCTGCCCGCCCGGGCGCTTCCGGCGGGCCGGCTCACCGTAACGGTGGGAAGCGCCTCCGAGGTGGCCAGGCTCGCCGCCGCCGCGGACCCCCGGCCGCCGAAGACGGCCGACGAAGTGCTCGCCCGCCTGGCCGAGTTCCCCTCCAGCCGATCCCTGGCGGTGGCTGTCTTTCAGGACCAGCCAGGAAGGATCCTGGAGCTGCGGCGGGTGGGCGACTCCCCGCCATCCATCGAAGCTCTGTTCGGCGGCAGGCCCCTCGCGGGCTCCTCCAAGGCGGATGCCCGGAGGCTCGTTTGGCTGGGGACCGTTGACGCCGGGGCTGCGGTGGATGGGACGGTGGAATTCGACGTGGAGGTGCGACATGCGGGTGACGCGAGCCGTTGA
- the rplM gene encoding 50S ribosomal protein L13 — translation MRTEFPKSGDVRRDWFVVDADGKTLGRLATEVARVLMGKHKPLYTPNAQVGDFVVVVNAEKVRLTGNKWTDKVYRHHSMYPGGLKEISAKDLLAKHPTRLIEKAVRGMLPKNRIGDRLIRKMKVYAGERHPHEAQKPAPFPVALS, via the coding sequence ATGCGTACGGAGTTTCCCAAGAGCGGGGATGTGCGCCGCGACTGGTTCGTGGTGGACGCCGACGGCAAGACCCTGGGGCGGCTGGCCACGGAGGTGGCGCGCGTGCTCATGGGCAAGCACAAGCCCCTGTACACCCCCAACGCCCAGGTGGGCGATTTCGTGGTCGTGGTCAACGCCGAGAAGGTGCGGCTCACCGGCAACAAGTGGACCGACAAGGTCTACCGGCACCACAGCATGTACCCGGGCGGCCTCAAGGAGATCTCCGCCAAGGACCTCCTCGCCAAGCACCCCACGCGCCTCATCGAAAAGGCCGTGCGGGGCATGCTCCCCAAAAACCGAATCGGGGACCGGCTCATCCGAAAGATGAAGGTCTACGCGGGAGAGCGCCATCCCCACGAGGCCCAGAAGCCCGCGCCCTTTCCCGTGGCCTTGAGCTGA
- the rpsI gene encoding 30S ribosomal protein S9, giving the protein MSVIQYNGTGRRKTAVARVYLRPGKGSILVNKRGFEEYFPNPVHRMQIQSPLTLTNTMDKFDVLVNVEGGGISGQAGAVRHGISRALLEYNQELRASLKAAGMLTRDAREVERKKYGHPKARKRFQFSKR; this is encoded by the coding sequence ATGAGCGTGATCCAGTACAACGGGACCGGAAGGCGCAAGACGGCCGTGGCCCGAGTCTATCTGCGCCCGGGCAAGGGCAGCATCCTCGTGAACAAGCGGGGCTTTGAGGAGTATTTCCCCAACCCCGTGCACCGGATGCAGATCCAGAGCCCCCTCACTCTCACCAACACGATGGACAAGTTCGACGTGCTGGTGAACGTGGAAGGCGGGGGCATCTCCGGGCAGGCCGGTGCCGTGCGGCACGGCATTTCCCGCGCCCTTCTCGAGTACAACCAGGAACTTCGAGCCAGCTTGAAGGCGGCGGGGATGCTCACGCGCGACGCACGCGAGGTCGAGCGGAAGAAATACGGCCACCCGAAGGCCCGCAAGCGCTTCCAGTTCAGCAAGCGTTAA
- the rpsB gene encoding 30S ribosomal protein S2 — protein sequence MATVTMKELLEAGVHFGHLTRKWNPKMKRYIFGQRNGIHIIDLQHTLREFKHASDFVTDLAVKGGRVLFVGTKRQAQEAIREAAERVKMPYVTERWLGGTLTNFRTIQTRIQRYKELLRLESNQNSENLTKKERLLLGKEKEKLEKMLSGIVEMTRIPSAIFVVDIKRERNCIREAKKLGIPVVAMVDTNCDPDEADYPIPGNDDAVRAIQLFAGKVADAIEEGRHVFQAREAEMAEAAALADRAAADADEEEHSDVQKSRAQEKLEALEKKVRRAPSRKAPVRKGPAPTPAPEA from the coding sequence TTGGCGACCGTAACCATGAAGGAGCTCCTGGAAGCCGGCGTCCACTTCGGGCACCTGACGAGGAAGTGGAACCCCAAGATGAAGCGGTACATTTTCGGACAGCGCAACGGCATCCACATCATTGATCTCCAGCACACCCTGCGCGAGTTCAAGCACGCTTCCGATTTCGTCACGGACCTCGCGGTCAAGGGCGGCCGGGTGCTCTTCGTGGGAACCAAGCGCCAGGCCCAGGAGGCCATCCGCGAGGCCGCGGAGCGCGTCAAGATGCCCTACGTCACCGAGCGGTGGCTGGGCGGCACGCTGACCAACTTCCGGACCATCCAGACCCGGATCCAGCGCTACAAGGAACTCCTTCGCCTGGAGTCCAACCAGAACTCGGAGAACCTCACGAAGAAAGAGCGCCTCCTCCTGGGCAAGGAGAAGGAGAAGCTCGAGAAGATGCTGTCGGGCATCGTCGAGATGACCCGGATCCCCTCCGCCATTTTCGTGGTGGACATCAAGCGGGAGAGGAACTGCATCCGCGAGGCCAAGAAGCTCGGCATCCCCGTGGTGGCCATGGTGGACACGAACTGCGACCCCGACGAGGCGGATTACCCGATCCCCGGAAACGACGACGCGGTCCGGGCCATCCAGCTCTTCGCCGGGAAGGTGGCCGACGCCATCGAGGAGGGGCGCCACGTGTTCCAGGCCCGCGAGGCGGAGATGGCCGAAGCGGCGGCGCTGGCCGACCGGGCCGCCGCGGACGCGGACGAGGAGGAGCACTCGGACGTGCAGAAGTCCCGCGCCCAGGAGAAGCTCGAGGCCCTGGAAAAGAAGGTCCGCCGAGCCCCGTCCCGCAAGGCACCCGTTCGCAAGGGCCCCGCGCCCACCCCCGCTCCGGAGGCTTGA
- the tsf gene encoding translation elongation factor Ts, translating into MAITSKMVQELREKTGVGMMDCKRALEEAGGDMEEAVKILRKKGMATAEKKSARAASEGRVTSYVAPGAKVGALVEINCETDFVANTDDFMELSTALSRQVAENAPAGPEALLDQPYILDGASKVRDAIVGKVAKLGENIQFRRFVRYEGDRVATYIHAGGKIGVLMQLALENGATDVEEAAKDLCMQVAASAPRFVSRQEVTAAVLEGEREIYRSQVLAQGKPESIVDKIVDGKMNKFYEENCLLEQPFIKDTAVRVQDYLKAKTGGKMKVVRFERFVLGEGLKPSASGD; encoded by the coding sequence ATGGCGATCACATCGAAGATGGTCCAGGAACTTCGGGAGAAGACCGGCGTCGGCATGATGGACTGCAAGCGCGCCCTTGAAGAGGCCGGCGGCGACATGGAGGAGGCCGTCAAGATCCTCCGCAAGAAGGGCATGGCCACGGCCGAGAAGAAGAGCGCCCGGGCGGCCTCCGAAGGCCGCGTGACCTCCTACGTCGCCCCCGGAGCCAAGGTCGGGGCCCTCGTGGAGATCAACTGCGAGACCGATTTCGTCGCGAACACCGACGATTTCATGGAGCTTTCCACGGCCCTCTCGCGCCAGGTGGCGGAAAACGCCCCCGCCGGGCCGGAGGCCCTTCTCGACCAGCCTTACATCCTGGACGGAGCCTCCAAGGTGAGGGACGCCATTGTGGGCAAGGTCGCGAAGCTGGGGGAGAACATCCAGTTCCGCCGCTTCGTCCGCTACGAGGGCGACAGGGTGGCCACGTACATCCACGCGGGGGGCAAGATCGGCGTCCTGATGCAGCTCGCATTGGAGAACGGCGCCACGGACGTGGAGGAGGCCGCGAAGGACCTGTGCATGCAGGTCGCGGCCTCGGCGCCCCGGTTCGTCTCGCGGCAGGAAGTCACGGCGGCGGTGCTCGAGGGCGAGCGGGAGATCTACCGATCCCAGGTCCTGGCGCAGGGCAAGCCCGAGTCCATCGTCGACAAGATCGTGGACGGCAAGATGAACAAGTTCTACGAGGAGAATTGCCTCCTCGAACAGCCCTTCATCAAGGACACCGCAGTCCGGGTGCAGGATTACCTCAAGGCCAAGACCGGCGGCAAGATGAAGGTCGTCCGCTTCGAGCGGTTCGTCCTGGGGGAGGGCCTGAAGCCCTCCGCCTCCGGCGACTGA
- the pyrH gene encoding UMP kinase, protein MAEPVYKRILLKLSGEALMGPEGYGIDPTAVGTVAQEVVEIHSMGVSVCIVVGGGNIFRGALGDGMGLDRVTADYMGMLATIMNGLALQDALEKRGVSTRLQTAIAMDAIAEPYIRRRAIRHLEKGRIVIFAAGTGNPYFTTDSAAALRAIEVKAELLLKATKVDGVYSADPLKNPGARKYDSITYLEALEQGLRVMDATAISLCMENHIPIRVFDLFARGNIRRLVEGEIIGTIVADAPRG, encoded by the coding sequence ATGGCCGAACCCGTCTACAAGAGGATCCTGCTGAAGCTGTCCGGAGAGGCCCTCATGGGGCCCGAGGGCTACGGAATCGATCCGACGGCCGTGGGCACCGTGGCCCAGGAGGTAGTCGAAATCCATTCCATGGGAGTTTCGGTCTGCATCGTCGTGGGCGGCGGGAACATCTTCCGGGGGGCCCTCGGGGACGGCATGGGTCTGGACCGCGTGACGGCGGACTACATGGGCATGCTCGCCACGATCATGAACGGCCTGGCCCTCCAGGACGCCCTGGAGAAGCGGGGCGTCAGCACCCGCCTGCAAACGGCCATCGCCATGGACGCCATCGCGGAGCCCTACATCCGGCGCCGGGCCATCCGCCACCTCGAGAAGGGCCGGATCGTCATCTTCGCGGCGGGGACGGGGAATCCCTATTTCACCACGGACTCGGCGGCCGCGCTGCGGGCCATCGAGGTGAAGGCGGAGCTCCTCCTCAAGGCCACGAAGGTGGACGGCGTCTACTCGGCGGACCCGCTGAAGAATCCCGGCGCCCGAAAGTACGACTCCATCACGTACCTGGAGGCCCTGGAGCAGGGTCTCCGCGTCATGGACGCGACGGCCATCAGCCTTTGCATGGAGAACCACATCCCGATCCGGGTCTTCGACCTGTTCGCGCGCGGAAACATCCGGAGGCTCGTGGAGGGGGAGATCATCGGAACCATCGTCGCGGACGCCCCGCGGGGTTGA
- the frr gene encoding ribosome recycling factor, with amino-acid sequence MVKAILKDVEEKLKATLAATRHDLASIRTGKASLAILEPVKVDYYGTKTALNQVATLSVPEPRLLVIQPWDPKQIPLIEKALLEANLGMTPSNDGRVIRLPVPQLTEERRKELCKRARELGEKGKVAVRHVRHEARGVLEKKEKSKEISEDDRDKGFEEIQKLHDRTIEEIAQSVAKKEADIMEV; translated from the coding sequence ATGGTCAAGGCGATCCTCAAGGACGTGGAAGAGAAGCTGAAGGCGACCCTGGCGGCCACCCGCCACGACCTCGCGTCCATCCGGACGGGCAAGGCCAGCCTGGCCATTCTGGAGCCCGTGAAGGTGGACTACTACGGGACCAAGACGGCCCTCAACCAGGTGGCCACCCTCTCGGTGCCCGAACCGCGGCTCCTGGTCATTCAGCCCTGGGACCCCAAGCAGATCCCGCTCATCGAGAAGGCCCTCCTGGAAGCCAACCTGGGGATGACGCCCTCCAACGACGGGCGGGTCATCCGCCTTCCCGTTCCCCAGCTCACGGAGGAGCGCCGCAAGGAACTGTGTAAGCGGGCTCGGGAGCTCGGGGAGAAAGGGAAAGTGGCGGTGCGCCACGTCCGTCACGAGGCTCGGGGGGTCCTCGAGAAAAAGGAGAAATCCAAGGAGATCTCCGAGGACGATCGAGACAAGGGCTTCGAGGAGATCCAGAAGCTCCACGACCGGACCATTGAAGAGATCGCCCAGTCCGTCGCCAAGAAGGAGGCGGACATCATGGAGGTGTAG
- the ispD gene encoding 2-C-methyl-D-erythritol 4-phosphate cytidylyltransferase, which produces MRVSVAVLAGGMGIRAGGNLPKPFRAVLGKPLILYALEAFDAMPEVLTLRVAVPAEHRSTLNEIMDLHPLRVYRGCVQGGNTRARSALAALRALEADRPDVVLVHDAARPIVSVGEARALLDALPGHQGAILAARAVDTLWKVSEDAHLEEVADRRSLVRALTPQAFPYDVLREAYERGVEEGFEGTDDASYVRHMGGDVVWVTGTSKNIKVTYEEDFALLEALLLGGRP; this is translated from the coding sequence ATGCGTGTCTCTGTGGCGGTCCTGGCCGGCGGGATGGGAATCCGGGCCGGAGGCAACCTCCCCAAGCCCTTTCGGGCGGTCTTGGGAAAGCCCCTCATCCTGTACGCGCTGGAAGCTTTCGACGCCATGCCCGAGGTGCTCACCCTCCGGGTGGCCGTTCCCGCCGAGCACCGTTCCACCCTCAACGAGATCATGGATCTTCATCCCCTCCGCGTGTACCGGGGATGCGTGCAGGGCGGGAACACGAGGGCCCGCTCCGCGCTGGCCGCCTTGCGCGCCCTGGAGGCGGACCGGCCCGACGTGGTCCTCGTCCACGACGCCGCGCGGCCCATCGTGTCCGTGGGGGAAGCCAGGGCGCTCCTCGACGCCCTTCCGGGCCATCAGGGGGCCATTCTGGCGGCGCGCGCCGTGGACACCCTCTGGAAGGTCTCCGAGGACGCTCACCTCGAAGAAGTGGCCGACCGCCGGAGCCTCGTGCGCGCCCTGACTCCCCAGGCCTTTCCCTACGACGTCCTCCGGGAAGCCTACGAGCGCGGGGTCGAGGAGGGATTTGAAGGGACGGACGACGCCTCCTACGTCCGGCACATGGGGGGCGACGTGGTGTGGGTGACGGGAACTTCGAAGAACATCAAGGTCACCTACGAGGAGGACTTCGCGCTTCTCGAAGCGCTTCTTCTGGGAGGACGCCCATGA
- the ispF gene encoding 2-C-methyl-D-erythritol 2,4-cyclodiphosphate synthase — translation MRIGHGWDLHRLVEDRPFRLGGLTLPHDRGPAGHSDGDALLHAVADALLGAAALGDIGAHFPDSDPRWKGADSADLLAHVVAKIQGVGLRVGNADVTVIAEAPKIGPYRDALRQRLAQLLEVHPSRVSVKAKTAEGLGDIGRGEAVACHAVVLLDEVRPD, via the coding sequence ATGAGGATCGGCCACGGATGGGACCTGCACCGGCTCGTGGAGGACCGCCCCTTCCGGCTCGGGGGGCTCACGCTCCCCCACGACAGGGGGCCCGCTGGCCATTCGGACGGGGATGCGCTCCTGCACGCCGTGGCGGACGCCCTCCTGGGCGCGGCGGCCCTGGGCGACATCGGGGCCCATTTCCCGGATTCGGACCCGCGATGGAAGGGGGCGGACAGCGCCGACCTCCTGGCGCACGTCGTCGCGAAAATCCAGGGGGTGGGGCTCCGCGTGGGCAACGCGGACGTCACCGTCATCGCCGAGGCGCCCAAGATCGGGCCTTACCGGGACGCCCTCCGCCAGCGCCTGGCCCAGCTACTCGAGGTGCACCCCTCGCGGGTCAGCGTGAAGGCCAAGACGGCGGAGGGTCTGGGGGACATCGGCCGGGGAGAGGCCGTGGCCTGCCACGCCGTGGTCCTTCTCGACGAGGTCCGGCCGGACTGA